CCTGATTTTAGATGGCTTTGTGTTTTTACCTGAGCTATTTGGGCCAAACTGGGGCTTCTAAAAGCACTTTACATGAAAgctaaagagcttggaaagaaagcttCTTCGGTGTTCTTCAGAAACCATTCCTCCTAACTTCCTCCTAACCCTATGTTACACAAGGAGAGAAGATGTTATCACATGGCTTGCATTTAAGAAGTATGTTGATTCATTACCAGAAGCTGTGTCAGCATTTCCTTGACCTACATTGTTTAGAGTGAGTTTGTGCGTAGGTGTAGTTACTAGCGTACCATTTTCTATGtttcagaaaaaacagaaaaagttgaTGCAGTTCAGCTTAATTTGtttgttcctgtttgtttctTAAAGTAATAAAGTTACAACTTGATGTGAGTCGAGATAATCAGAGCTCTGCGGTTGTgataggcacacacacacacacacacaaataattgTCACTATTTCACTTTGCTTTTTGATAAACAAAATTCCCTGCAACTGCATTTGAACACCCGTATCACATTTTACGCCTTGAATTTGACTTTCACATCAATCCCTGCTTACTTTGTTTGTTGCTGAACATTTCCCCCCGATGAAACTGTGAAGCAGATTATAATTTTCCCAACAACTTCAAAAAGACGGATGGGTGCAGGACAGCTTTCACACCTTTGTCTGACACCTTCTGAAAGTGTCAACATTGAACATTTGTGCAGGGGAATTATACTTTTTGTAGCAGGTCAAAATGGggtcaaatgaaaaaaaaaccttaagaGTTTTGAAGATTTCATAGTAAATATGCTACATGATGTAATCACACATAATAACACGCACAGTTAGTCGGCACGGAAACAAAACTCTTTTCGAATATCAGCGCGCGTTTCTTCAGAATCGGTGACAGTCAGAGCGGAAATGCATCTCACATGTTGCCAGCACACCAACTCAGTGTGCCGGCGTATAAACGCTGCTCGACTGCAGACGTTACAGGATACCAGAGGAGGGCTTCACAGTTACGCTGGGCTTTGAGGCAACACAGTCATGCTGCTGGTGAGTCGAGCTGCTTTATCCTTAACTTTTATCAGTGATTATTAAATTAGAACCACTTTTATACAATGTAATGTAAAAAAGTAGCACATTTGATTTCTGAACACTTATTTCATAACGTTGTCCCAAAATCAagatgcagacatttttcctaATCTGTAATGCATGGCAGTGATTAAAAACATTCATTCACTGATTATCCAGCCAACTAGGAACTGGCAGCAGTCGTAAAGTTATATTTTCTTTACTTACATGTGTTCTAGCTGATAAAGCACTTTGACACGCTGTGGCCTCCGCGCTCTCGTCTTGCTTAGGTGTTGAGAGCTTTGCTGGTCCTGAGTTTGGCTCCCCTGCTGCACGGCGCCAGGAAAAGCCAGTCGGTCTCAGCAAAGCTGGGGCCCAGAGCTGGACTGAAGGGCCACAGTGTGAGGTTGGTTATAGATCCTTCAGTGCTGCCGCACTTCACCGCAAAATCTCCCTCAAGCATCGCCAACATGTCTCTGTCACCGTGGACGTACATGTAAGACATTGCTGTTATTCATCTATGTCTCACTGGGTCATGTTAATCTTTAGGTTACAGTGTTTTTTCTCTGACCCATCCGTCCGCAGTGACTCGTCCGTGGACTCTCGTTTGCCCAAGCATATCTCAAACGCCCAGTGCCTCACCACTGGCTGTCTGAGTCCacagggaggaggggaggataGAGCCCTGGAGGCTAAACCCATCAAGTACGAAGTTCTGGTCCTCCACAGGTGAGCTGCTGTGGAAAATACTCACTTTGCAcctggttttgttttcatcACAACAGCTAGAATTGCTCTTGTGTTCAGTTTCAGCTCATTTGCAGACAGCCCCGATAATAGAAAGAATCCAGATTGAAGCTCGTTGAAGAAGTCAGTAACGGGCAATTTGCAGAGCATTTTCCCTCTTAATCTGCTGCCTTTCCTGTCTGAAGCAAGCCGAGGCAGACTGTAATTGTTGCAGTGCTGCGAGGACAGAGTGAGTCACGCACAAAGTACATAAAGAGACAACAGCCAAAGAACAGCAACAGAAATGTAGGAGCTCGGTGCAGGGATACAGTTTGCTatttcaccatcatcatcagtgAAAGCTGCTCTACAAACCGTGCACATTCACAGACAAACACGGCGCTGGCGCTTGTTGGACATTTCTCTCCGTACTTCACGTCCTGATATGACTGCGCAGGTCTCAAACAGGAAGAAGCAGCAGGTCTTTCCACTTAACCTAGAAAACAGGAGCCACTGGGTGTTTCCATGCCGACTGACCACATTTTCTTCCTCACAATTTCtttcttaatattttaaactttttaaaatcatcaaCTAAATTCAAAAACTGTAGATACATTACAAAGTGCATCCAATGTTTTTCAATTACTGTGCGGTGATCACACGGACTTTAGTTTTCAAAAAATGGACTCGTTTTGTTTCAAATGTTATTCGTTTGTTGTTCAATAAATTCTGTGGTTAGTTTGTTTGTCATAATGTGATGCGTAACATTTAGcgctgaggttttttttctctccaaaaCTTTGTCATGAGTGGTATTAAAaatacttttcctttttttactaTTTAGTACTAaactttacttttaaaaaatactttacattacagtatttacaatatttaataatttatactactactactactactaataaatTAATACTCTGTCATTAGCCCTTTGGTATTTTTCCTTTACTTTTACTaagtttactttttaattaaactattttCACTGAAGAAGTCGCTCATCCGACTTCTTCAGTGAAGAACAGAATCCacattttgggatttccttGCCTGGATGACCATCAACACGTCTTTAAAGATTGTTTTCTCACACGTTTGTCACTCGGACCTCTTCCCAAACATCAGCGAATGAATGTGGGCGTCTGCTAGCTGAATAatgttgagggttttttttttttttttttttttaagttttgtatTTAGATCAACTATATTCCTCAATTTTCCAAAAGATCCAATCAAATGAGTCTGCAGTCACCAGGTATCAGTGTTTGATAAACACAGTTTTAGAGGGTCCACGTGGACCGAGTGGGCGACGGGGATTCTTCAGCCTAATCTGTAATGTTGTGATCAGGGCCGTCCCGTTTTGTGCTTATTGTCATCAAATATAGCTCTATATCACCTGGGCTGTTTGGCACTGTTGTCATGCTGCAGAACCAATCAGATCCATCCTTTGTGGCAATCtgtgataaaaacacaaacatcctGAAAAAGCGCAGTGGAGGTTGTGTACAGTAATGTGTTAGCAGGTCAAAGGCATTTCTATAGAAGCAGAACCAcagtatacatacatatgtacgTTATGGTTTTTCACTGTTGTTTCCCATATAAACCACATTcaagacaaaacaaagattCACTGTTTAGAAAGTCGTTGCATGGCTTGCAGCCTTTGTTAGAAGTAAGACCTCAGCACAGCAGCTGCTGCTTTCACTGCATTAAACTGAATGCAAAATACGTGTAACTGAATTAGACTGAGAgccttcatttcatttatttttcccaCATTATATAAAGCCCCTTCAAATACAGTGCTCTCGAAGGGGCTGTAACCTTTCAGTTGTATATTTACAACTCTTTCCTGCATCACCACAGGGTCCTCAAACCGTCTAAGAAAAAAGGGAGGAAGACGAGGAAGCAGTACATCTTCACACTGGGGACAGAGGTGATCACAGCCGGCTGTACCTGTGTGAGGCCCACTGTCATACCTCAGGGGTAGGAAGGCGACGACTTGTGATGAACGCATTTCTTTCAGCACGCTGTTTTTACCCTGTACAAACCTGCATTCTGCAagtttgctttaagttataacaGGTTCAGATATGAAAGTAAAATGTGTAACATGAAAGAGTTATTTTTGACCTGTGTGATGTTTTAGTGCTTGCGTTTTTTCCCCATCTTAGCTGTTAGCGCACTAGCTGCAGCAATTAGCAGTAGGGCTTGCTTTGTGACTGATAGCTTTAAACAGCTGCAAAGTGTATGTCTGCCCCCTTGTGGTCGTGAGGGCTTTATTGTAACTTTAATTCGGAGGTAAATCAGAGATGGTAGACAAAAGAATGTGAGTCTTGAATTGTTGTTGACATTATTTGTACatgataaataatattaattttgtggatatgtgtcttttttatatttgttcCTATTTTATTCCTAATTCGGTATtttgctttttacattttatactaactattttcatttcattgtaaACGTTATAATTCATAATTAAAAATGTGTATCTTTAACGTCTGAATCAGCTGTGACACAAATAATAAACTCAGGtcaaattatttttatgttaatgAATTCATTTCACAGTATTTTTAATGACAGCACTCGGTGGCTTATTTTTTGTTGGTCGCTCCTCTTTTTGTAAAATATTATAGACTCACATACATTTAACTTTCATTTTAAGCTAAATATTAATTGACTATAGTGGCACTCGATGTCCATCTGCAAGCCGccttgcaacccacctccatcCCAGCTCATCCTTTCTGCAAGTAACTGCTTATGCGATAGCCCCAGCCCCTGGGAGACCACCTTTGACTGCTTTTTCCCTTGTAGGTAGCAGCTTATCTCTGCCTGCACCAAACGATGATTTAGTTTTAGTCATAATTTAAGCACCTAAACTCTTTTAGGGTCAGTCTATTTTTTGCCAGCCGAAGATTATCGAATACTAAATCTGAAGTTGGTTCAGTCgactaaaatataaatacataaaagtttgtgtttttaccGAGAGTTGCTCTACGCGTTTTACAAAGCGTCTTATTTTCTTTGACATCAGTTGCGAGATGTGTCCATGTGTCCACTCTTTGCTTTCTCCTTGGCATCGacattttttatgcattttcagGAGAAACATAGAGCATCAGAGCTAGTTGTACTTCCCCTCCGTTTCATAGGGACTGAATGGTGTGCGTGGTAAACTTTGCTACACGAGGAGCTTACTTCTGATTGGATCACTTCCAAACTCCTCCCACCTTTCTACATGACTTGATTCGATTCGATTGAATCTCGTCTCTCCAGAATTTTCTCATCTCATTTTTATTCCGTGACAAAGTCTCGGCACATTTCATCCTAGTTTTTCTACAGATTGCATGCAGTTgcaaactgatagcagactgaatGTCTTATGGCCATTTTATCACCACCCTGGTGAACCAACGTCGCTTTGCAAGTTGAATACGCAGAGTGGCAATCATTTAGATTGTGCTGTGATATCCCAGCTACCACTGTTTGCCTGTCACGGAAATCAGTGTCAAAAATATCACCATCAAATCTGAAAATTATGAGAAACAAGAGAAAGTTTGAGTTCAGCCAAGCTGCTTTTATTGATCATGCCAAATAGGTACAATCAACCCAGCCTTGAAGATATACAGCAACACACAGTTACAGCAAGTACAAAGCCCATGTCACGACTCCCCCGTTACAGCGCAAACATTTGAGACACTTCAGTCAAATCAGCATGACCAAACCACTTAAGCACATTTGATTCCCATTTTAATCTTTTAGGTTGGAATTCCTGTGAAAACCATAAACAATCAGAGACACCAAAGCAAGTCGGTCATCGAAGCCAGAAATACGTCCAAACTGTGAACTGCAGTCAGTCACTGCTTCACCTCCTCGTAATGTGAATGTTTTTACTGTGTATGTTCACTGCTCTCCTTGTATGAATACCGTGTGTGCTTTGAGTTGTGCTTAATGAAATAAGAGTGCAATCAGTGCTCTAACTCTAAGAGACTCAAATGCATGTCACTGATCTACGACTACACTACAGCTAAAGTCCCCCCCCCagttatttgtttcatattcaTAAAGCATTAGTGAGACTCACAGACAAACCCAGACGGAGTGAAAGAAACAGTGAGAAGAATGAGCATGTGGACCTGCAGGGAGATCACTttgtgttttcatatttaaagcTGGTCCTGTGTATTTAATGAATCCTGGTTTTCAGTAGAGTGGAGTTGGTTATGGCTGAGTGAGGCTCTGAAGCAACACCACTGTGTCCAGTGTGAATAAAGCACATCACAGATTTTCAGGTTTTATGAGGTAATGATCATATACTTAGTCTAATTGGAGAGAAACTGCGTCTCTGGCTGTGCCAAACTGGAAGCGTTGCCAAGAAAAAACACAGCTTCACTAAAATCATCTTCTGATGctgaacacagaaaacaggagctctaatttcttttttttttttacttagtcATGATTGGATGGCTGTCCCTCTTTGAAAACATTAGTGCTGACGTCCCTCCCCACCCTCCCACGTTcctttagaaaaaagagaaaatttaaCATCAAGAGTGGCTAAACTTTATACAGCTTGTTCAGAATCATTGCAGCATACATCAAATATGAAAACCAAAATCTGCCCCAGTTGCTGTTGAGCTCTTCTTTTAATGCActgtttttccccctttttattttttttcctcgctCTTTCGGTTCCCTCGTGCCATTCGTCTACCGGCAGGCCTCCTCCTTCATCTCCTTGTTCTTCCTCACTTCCTCTGCATGTTTGTCCTGCCAGACACAGAAACATGAGCGCCATTATCATTTAGGAAGATATTTTCATTAATGAAGGAGACGCCAGCGTAAAGGTTTGAACAGCCAAATGAGAGCGAGTGGGGAAGAactgaaaaaactttatttcattGCACTAATATTCATGTttgctgatcgggtttgtgagCAGTGCCAAACCAGAAGAGAAACGTTCAGCTGAAGCTTTGCTTCATTTACACTCAAAAACCTCATTTTTAGctctcagtgtgtgtttgacatTTTGCTAAATATGTCTCTCATGCCTGTAACTTTGTAgctgaaacagtaaaaacatgaaCTTGTTGATGTTCACTCTGTGTTGGACTAAAACCAGCAACACTTCATTAGTGTCGCTACAAGTTGCCTGGCAACAAGTTTGGGTTCAGAAATAACACACACGAGACAGTAAAGAGTCATTTTCACAGTTTGCGATACACATGGACAAATATCAGAGTGTAACTTCTTCATTACTGATTTTTACAGGAAATGTAAAGTTTCATCTGAAGCTGTgagaaaatataaaactgcTGCCCTCTAACTTCAAAGCTTGCATAAATCCTTTTgaattttgaatgtttttcttctttttctcttgctAAAAAGTCTAATTTAAGTTTGCAATAATGTAGCAGCTCAGAGGTGTTAACAGTTCCTCCCCACGTTTAACTGTCCAACTACGCTGCACCAAACAGCAGGTTTACAGCCCAGTACAAAAACGGTCCCTTCCATATTAACTCTACGGTGGGTCAGTCTCATCCATCTGGATACAGATCAGGCTTAAGGTTAAGGGCGTGGCTATTTCTGATTGACAGGTGTGCTGATACAGGGAGCTGATTCCTGTCTGAtagcaaaagcaaaataaaaagcagtTTCTACGTTATCCCAGAATATCATTAAGactggatgaaaagagagccagCAAAGTTTGTCTCTCCAAAGTTAAATGTGTTCTGTTTGTCTAATCTGAACAAAGAAGACACATAAACGACATTTTTATACTGCTTTATTTTACTAAAGTCAAAGATGGGCCAGATTGCCTCCATAGTTAAAGCACAAATACATGTGCATATATAAAACATATGGTTGGCCTGGTGTCgtaaaagtaaaattaataTGACATTTGTGACAATGCTGTCGAACTACTACATGTCATATGTTAAAATGACACATCAGCACCACAAAAACCTTGCTCAGCATTATCAGCACTGGATTTTTACCTaatccccccccaaaacaaaaataatggtCCCACGTGGGAGATGAACCCTGGTCTTCTGTGGCTGTCTGCTGTGTGAGAAACCACACAAAGCAATCATTGAGATCAGTTTGCAGACCTCTCCTCTAACGGTCGGGAGGCTCGGGGCTTAATCACGGCCACGTTACCTTCTCCTGCAGCCTTTCCAGCATGGCTGCCAGCAGAGCCTCCCTGTTCTCCTTGTTGGCCTCCATcttctgctccagcttctccttgGCATTCTTGATGAAGTTGTTGTTCTCCTCAAAAGCTTTCTGGATCACCTCGCGCTCATGCTCTCTCTTCTCTGCCAGGTGCTTCAGCAGCTCCGCCTCCTGGCACTGGAGGAAGATGGAGAAGTGAAGGCAGCTGCTCATCCTTTACAccaggggtctcgaactccaggcctcgagggtcggtgtcctggaggttttagatgtgtccttgatccaacacagctgattcaaatggctaaatgacctcctcaacatgtcttgaagttctccagaggcctggtaataaactaatcatttgattcaggtgtgttgacccagggtgagatctaaaacctgcaggacaccggccctcgaggcctggagttcgagacccctgcTTTACACAATACTCAGACTGCAGGTGATAAGCAGCGTGTTTGCAGTTTTCACCTATTTCAACAAAGTTCAACTGTCAAACATGTTCTAGTTGAAGGGTGCAGACACAAACTGAAGTGTGTGTGGTTGTCAGCACCTGTAATCTTTGTCCTCAGGTAGGCCAAACCTCATAACTAATACGTTAGATCACTGTGAGCCAGTAAATCCAAAGAAATTGGAATTGCCTTGTTTACAGAGAGCGCTCTTCCCTCTCTAACAGTCATTTCACTCTCCTCACCTTTCCCCTGTTTGTCTCTTGCCCTCGCTCCACCATCCTCTCTGATGAATGAATATGAATCATTGTCTTTGTGTCCTCACAGGATTGTCCCTGCTCTTTCATCTGCCTCTTTTCATCTCCCCCAGCTCAGTTCCTTCTTTCTTTCCGTTCACTCCAATATTCCCTCCCACTTCCCCTTCATTCATTTTAAGCCTATTTCCGTCTCTCCgataaatcacacaaagagtGCTAGCAGATGTTTAACAATGGCTGAACGAGCCACAAACAGCGGATGTTTTCTGGCGGTTCAGATGACGCGCCCGCTCCCTCACCTTTCGCCTCTCTTCAGCCGCCTCTAACTTCTTCTGGATCTCCTCCAGGGATGGGTCGCGGCGCTGCGGCATGGAGGCATTGAGTTCAGGCAAGCCGTCAAAAGACGGGGGCTTGAGGATGACCTCGAAGGCCTGGCCCGATGCACGTTTGTTCAGCTCGATAACTTCTACGTCTTTGATGACGCACCAGGCCAAGTCCACTGCATCTGTGTTGGTGGATAGCAGCATTTACTGTCAGAGCTGAATCCATAACCTCATCTTTGTTTATCTTTAACATCGCCATCAtgttatattttaaaacatgGAAACACGTTCAGGGAAAAGTACAAGAACAAAAAGATCTTCCCATAGAGTGAGTCTATTCTGTGTACTGGAGGATGGCTGAGCGATAGCAGCAGggttgtttttgcttcttttaaatatatatatatatatatttaaataaacaaacacaaaccctTCCTCACAGCAGGCAAGCCAGCGTTTTGTTCATCTCCATGATTCAACTTAAGCTGGACTAATGTGCTGTATCTCGAGGTTGGAGAGACGAGTCGTCCATAAACGAGGTCCCTGTAAGCAGACCGACTGAACTcactttatttaataaaaaatgtcaacGTGTGCTTTAAAATCCAATCAAACTAAATGTCTGGGTATTTATACAGTTTCATACATATTAGGGGGTTAATCAataatttttttgcatttaaaatcaGTTCGGTCTTTTCACAGATCTTTAATGGTTTGGAAGGCAGTTAAATCATAGCTAGATATTTAGAGTTGGTGACATAAATAAATAGAGGAATGTGTCTTTATGATTACACAATGAGATGGTGCTATaaacataaaatcaaatatTCCTGGGACAGAGCCTTGGGGAACTCCGTTTATAATAAGGAGGAAAGAGGCCTGGATGCTGAATGATCACTGATGTGCTCAAAACTCAAACTTTCACACGTTTGTAAAAGTATAACGTTGTCAGCTGCaccaaacacatttaaaatcaaTAAAGAGATTATAAAGGTGCCTTGTGATGTACCAAGATCTATTGCTTAAATAGCAGCAAACACATTTTATTGTCACTATACACACGTACAAAGAGATGGATAAGAAATCCCCGACGAGGATGGGATTCAAACCCACGCGTGCAGAGCACAGTGGACGAGCAGTCCATCGCCTTGACCACTCGGACACCTCGTCTGACAGCTGGAGCGATGCTGAAGCATAAACTTAGgctgaaatgtaaaatgtaaatgatttGGAGTGTCTGGTTTACTTTGAGATCGAATGCTTTACTTTAGTCAGAGATCTGGAGGAAGAACACAGAAAGTGTTTCACTCTGTAGAAATGACGCCAAGACTCAAATATAAGTTACATGTTCAGAATTTAGTTCCAGTTTGCAGTCACTCCTGATCTGCTATAACTTTAAAAAGATTCAAATTTAGATAGAGGGAAACAAAACTGCTTCTTGCTCA
The genomic region above belongs to Pelmatolapia mariae isolate MD_Pm_ZW linkage group LG15, Pm_UMD_F_2, whole genome shotgun sequence and contains:
- the LOC134643817 gene encoding interleukin-17F-like, producing MLLVLRALLVLSLAPLLHGARKSQSVSAKLGPRAGLKGHSVRLVIDPSVLPHFTAKSPSSIANMSLSPWTYIDSSVDSRLPKHISNAQCLTTGCLSPQGGGEDRALEAKPIKYEVLVLHRVLKPSKKKGRKTRKQYIFTLGTEVITAGCTCVRPTVIPQG
- the stmn4 gene encoding stathmin-4, whose amino-acid sequence is MTLAAYKEKVKELPLVSLFCSCLNPRTAENPTYKAEDAVDLAWCVIKDVEVIELNKRASGQAFEVILKPPSFDGLPELNASMPQRRDPSLEEIQKKLEAAEERRKCQEAELLKHLAEKREHEREVIQKAFEENNNFIKNAKEKLEQKMEANKENREALLAAMLERLQEKDKHAEEVRKNKEMKEEACR